From a region of the Corvus cornix cornix isolate S_Up_H32 chromosome 2, ASM73873v5, whole genome shotgun sequence genome:
- the CX3CR1 gene encoding CX3C chemokine receptor 1 isoform X2, whose translation MTEAYAETTGNLMVVFAIVKGNQKSITDIYLLNLAVSDLLFVISLPFWASNTVRGWTLGTIACKAVSSLYYIGFFGGMFFITVISVDRYLAIVRATYSLKSRTIKHGFLVACGVWAVVFLVSVPHFVFSQLVENDCIAVVPQKLENIWPVFCNMELNIIGFFIPVCIIFYCYCGIIKTLLSCKNQKKARAIKLILVVVMVFFLFWSPYHVLIFLDTLYHYDLFTNCNQIKSLDYAMHLTETIAFSHCCLNPLIYAFAGEKFRKYLYQVCLKYCPFLCFCGPCSRYQVTHSVSYAESVVNSNITLNTSDQDGSVFV comes from the exons ATGACGGAAGCATATGCAGAAACAACAG GGAATCTAATGGTGGTTTTTGCCATAGTGAAAGGCAATCAAAAAAGCATCACTGACATCTATCTCCTGAACTTGGCCGTCTCTGACCTTCTCTTTGTGATCTCCCTCCCATTCTGGGCGTCCAACACGGTCCGTGGATGGACCCTTGGGACTATTGCGTGTAaagctgtttcctctctgtACTACATCGGTTTCTTTGGGGGCATGTTCTTTATCACTGTTATCAGTGTTGACAGGTACTTGGCCATCGTCCGGGCAACTTATTCTCTGAAATCCAGAACAATAAAACATGGCTTCCTTGTAGCCTGCGGAGTGTGGGCAGTAGTGTTTTTAGTGTCAGTGCCACATTTTGTGTTCTCTCAGCTCGTAGAAAATGACTGCATTGCTGTCGTCCCACAGAAGCTGGAGAACATCTGGCCAGTGTTCTGCAATATGGAGCTGAACATTATTGGCTTTTTCATCCCAGTCTGTATCATATTCTATTGCTACTGTGGGATCATCAAAACCCTCCTGTCctgcaaaaatcagaaaaaagcaCGAGCCATAAAACTGATCTTGGTTGTGGTGatggtgttttttctgttttggtccCCCTACCATGTACTGATTTTTCTAGATACTTTATATCACTATGATTTATTCACAAATTGCAACCAAATTAAGTCACTGGACTATGCAATGCACCTGACTGAAACCATTGCATTCAGTCACTGTTGTCTCAATCCTCTTATCTATGCCTTTGCTGGGGAAAAATTCAGGAAATACCTTTATCAAGTCTGCTTGAAGTACTGTCcattcctgtgtttctgtgggcCCTGCAGTCGCTACCAGGTCACCCATTCAGTTAGTTATGCAGAAAGTGTGGTGAACAGCAACATAACCCTGAACACCAGCGACCAGGATGGTTCTGTCTTCGTCTAA
- the CX3CR1 gene encoding CX3C chemokine receptor 1 isoform X1, translating into MTEAYAETTGEYAYDEYAFSCNKIDIQEFGRIFLPIFYIVVFALGLTGNLMVVFAIVKGNQKSITDIYLLNLAVSDLLFVISLPFWASNTVRGWTLGTIACKAVSSLYYIGFFGGMFFITVISVDRYLAIVRATYSLKSRTIKHGFLVACGVWAVVFLVSVPHFVFSQLVENDCIAVVPQKLENIWPVFCNMELNIIGFFIPVCIIFYCYCGIIKTLLSCKNQKKARAIKLILVVVMVFFLFWSPYHVLIFLDTLYHYDLFTNCNQIKSLDYAMHLTETIAFSHCCLNPLIYAFAGEKFRKYLYQVCLKYCPFLCFCGPCSRYQVTHSVSYAESVVNSNITLNTSDQDGSVFV; encoded by the coding sequence ATGACGGAAGCATATGCAGAAACAACAGGTGAATACGCTTACGATGAATACGCTTTCTCCTGCAATAAAATCGACATCCAAGAGTTTGGGAGAATATTTCTGCCAATATTTTACATTGTGGTTTTTGCTCTCGGCCTCACAGGGAATCTAATGGTGGTTTTTGCCATAGTGAAAGGCAATCAAAAAAGCATCACTGACATCTATCTCCTGAACTTGGCCGTCTCTGACCTTCTCTTTGTGATCTCCCTCCCATTCTGGGCGTCCAACACGGTCCGTGGATGGACCCTTGGGACTATTGCGTGTAaagctgtttcctctctgtACTACATCGGTTTCTTTGGGGGCATGTTCTTTATCACTGTTATCAGTGTTGACAGGTACTTGGCCATCGTCCGGGCAACTTATTCTCTGAAATCCAGAACAATAAAACATGGCTTCCTTGTAGCCTGCGGAGTGTGGGCAGTAGTGTTTTTAGTGTCAGTGCCACATTTTGTGTTCTCTCAGCTCGTAGAAAATGACTGCATTGCTGTCGTCCCACAGAAGCTGGAGAACATCTGGCCAGTGTTCTGCAATATGGAGCTGAACATTATTGGCTTTTTCATCCCAGTCTGTATCATATTCTATTGCTACTGTGGGATCATCAAAACCCTCCTGTCctgcaaaaatcagaaaaaagcaCGAGCCATAAAACTGATCTTGGTTGTGGTGatggtgttttttctgttttggtccCCCTACCATGTACTGATTTTTCTAGATACTTTATATCACTATGATTTATTCACAAATTGCAACCAAATTAAGTCACTGGACTATGCAATGCACCTGACTGAAACCATTGCATTCAGTCACTGTTGTCTCAATCCTCTTATCTATGCCTTTGCTGGGGAAAAATTCAGGAAATACCTTTATCAAGTCTGCTTGAAGTACTGTCcattcctgtgtttctgtgggcCCTGCAGTCGCTACCAGGTCACCCATTCAGTTAGTTATGCAGAAAGTGTGGTGAACAGCAACATAACCCTGAACACCAGCGACCAGGATGGTTCTGTCTTCGTCTAA